Proteins from a single region of Alloscardovia omnicolens:
- a CDS encoding collagen-binding domain-containing protein → MKFTAAFIVAPLTLLASTLFLTPSAYADDPQELMSEYNHWNVVTFNDAELNAESEGAVAVGGTLRFSHGTQTTLHSNTNTSHGISLLTQRLDLKSSQGTLQALNGEVRVGDVESADVLNRDSNGANVHVRVVAKGAGYDSTPNISTANQNNADTVHSPELFKTLFNKSRAISLANKISAGATVDPKGVEARVELSNWGTATVHLQRGQRNYWKIDAQDLAKVREIKFEGSSPNANEGTYLITSISGKSVTFNTNTCGNRDPKAMLWVAADASHMSQIGDSIDGSILAPNAHLDKQSANIQGTIVVDSGNFNGSEQHYYPFRSATPHFVEEPEDPQSEEAEKEEDNDNEGNEEPNESQDEPMKEEEPQKNEPEEPVSEEPSESSHPHERPNPGNPSSEEPEDDLVESEDPKSEEPQDPVESLVEDPGSEESDEPSDEPTEPEDSEEPTEPSDPKDEEPVEDPEDENPDEEPQHEEDEEPEDITEPKNDDPKDSEKSEESEETTQTNKNELAHTGSNIIMLAVLTSLAALAGVVMRAKVRSAHRK, encoded by the coding sequence ATGAAGTTTACTGCTGCTTTTATTGTTGCACCATTAACGCTATTAGCTTCTACCCTATTCTTGACGCCATCAGCGTATGCCGATGATCCACAAGAACTTATGTCTGAGTACAACCACTGGAATGTGGTTACTTTCAATGATGCAGAACTTAACGCAGAAAGCGAAGGCGCAGTTGCTGTTGGCGGAACATTGCGTTTTTCTCATGGAACTCAAACCACTCTGCACTCCAACACAAATACTAGCCACGGCATTAGTTTGCTAACTCAACGTCTCGATTTGAAGTCTTCTCAAGGAACGCTTCAAGCTCTTAATGGAGAAGTCCGTGTGGGTGATGTGGAATCAGCGGATGTCTTAAATCGCGATAGTAACGGAGCAAACGTACACGTGCGCGTTGTTGCTAAAGGCGCAGGCTATGATTCAACCCCTAATATCAGCACAGCAAATCAAAATAATGCAGACACTGTTCATTCTCCTGAACTTTTCAAGACGCTTTTTAACAAGTCACGAGCTATCTCTTTAGCCAATAAAATATCTGCAGGCGCTACGGTTGACCCTAAGGGCGTTGAGGCACGCGTTGAGCTAAGTAATTGGGGCACTGCAACTGTTCATTTGCAACGCGGTCAGCGAAACTATTGGAAGATTGACGCTCAAGATCTTGCCAAGGTTCGCGAAATCAAGTTCGAAGGAAGCTCCCCTAATGCTAATGAAGGAACATATCTTATTACCTCCATCTCAGGCAAATCTGTAACTTTTAACACCAACACTTGCGGAAATCGTGACCCTAAAGCAATGCTTTGGGTAGCTGCCGATGCTTCACATATGTCTCAGATTGGTGACAGTATTGACGGTTCGATTCTCGCTCCGAATGCACATCTGGATAAGCAGAGCGCAAATATTCAGGGAACTATCGTGGTTGACAGTGGTAATTTCAACGGTTCTGAACAGCATTATTATCCATTCCGCTCTGCAACACCGCATTTTGTTGAAGAACCGGAAGATCCGCAGAGCGAAGAAGCAGAAAAGGAAGAGGACAACGACAACGAGGGTAACGAGGAACCGAACGAATCTCAAGACGAGCCTATGAAAGAGGAAGAACCTCAGAAAAACGAACCTGAGGAGCCTGTATCTGAAGAGCCTTCCGAGAGTTCTCATCCGCATGAGCGTCCAAACCCTGGAAATCCTTCATCTGAAGAGCCTGAAGATGATTTAGTTGAGTCTGAAGATCCAAAGAGCGAAGAACCGCAAGATCCTGTTGAATCGCTCGTCGAAGATCCTGGCAGCGAAGAATCAGATGAGCCTAGCGATGAGCCTACAGAGCCTGAAGATTCTGAAGAACCTACAGAGCCATCAGATCCGAAGGATGAAGAACCTGTCGAGGATCCAGAGGATGAAAATCCGGATGAGGAACCTCAGCATGAAGAGGACGAGGAACCTGAAGATATCACAGAACCAAAGAACGATGATCCAAAAGATTCTGAGAAGTCCGAAGAATCAGAGGAAACTACTCAGACAAACAAGAACGAATTAGCTCATACTGGTAGTAATATCATCATGCTTGCTGTGCTCACTTCTCTAGCTGCACTTGCCGGTGTAGTTATGCGCGCGAAAGTACGATCTGCGCATAGAAAATAA
- a CDS encoding sialate O-acetylesterase, translating to MTGLPATGPAPGVDITQTTTEQLSSSIHSKPHGSEQLHPAAIFSHHMVLQRNQPIAIFGTGKPDLHVYVSLHKTQVPLNPDTNANTSCDDTAITTAECVISTAGQWTAILPALPAGGPYILSMRTNHMSLRYNDVMIGEVWLASGQSNMELPLREAEKGAEEIAHSAQSAIRFYNTPAYGEVNDNLLHEETHTTWQCCNPETSGNMSAVAYFFAQSIHKAMPDITIGIIDCYVGGTSISCWISENTLLQSDVGKEYLQRYEDAIRGKTLEQMHEETEQWQSLFDAWNHNIAQARAQEPDISWDTLHARYGECPWPPPMTNFSRFHPTGLREAMIGRIAPYSICGVLWYQGEEDTPYCHNYGTLLRALIHEWRQLWTLPSAQSCNLPFIIAQLPQYISKDNYIHHHDLLQWPHIRQKQWEVGRSEPYVYVTVLMDCGEFNNIHPTDKQTPGERMALVALSEVYDTEFAHLAHYPQLCENSAHTEGERVYIRIKNAQGLHFSTENPRIAVTNPESLAQLKAQECIHGFLDQTSCKTSQEETTDSLQDIRSGFEIAGADGIFHAADAQTIERTPDGEATLVIACTAVPHPQHIRYGWFSWGPAPLFNAAHLPAAPFSVPCSPSC from the coding sequence ATGACAGGATTACCAGCAACAGGGCCAGCTCCCGGCGTAGATATTACTCAGACTACAACAGAGCAGCTCTCAAGCTCTATACATTCCAAACCTCATGGCAGTGAACAGCTGCACCCAGCAGCTATTTTCTCTCATCATATGGTTCTTCAGCGCAATCAGCCTATTGCCATATTTGGTACCGGTAAACCAGATTTACACGTATACGTAAGTTTGCACAAAACTCAGGTTCCGCTTAACCCCGACACTAACGCCAACACGAGTTGCGATGACACTGCCATTACAACTGCCGAATGCGTTATTAGCACTGCAGGTCAATGGACCGCGATTTTACCTGCACTACCCGCCGGAGGCCCTTATATTTTAAGTATGAGAACCAATCACATGAGCTTGCGCTATAACGATGTCATGATTGGCGAAGTATGGCTTGCGAGCGGTCAAAGCAATATGGAATTACCGTTACGTGAGGCCGAAAAAGGTGCGGAAGAAATTGCTCATAGCGCTCAATCTGCTATCCGTTTTTATAACACTCCAGCATATGGTGAAGTCAACGATAATCTGCTTCATGAAGAAACCCACACCACATGGCAATGTTGCAATCCGGAAACTAGCGGAAATATGTCTGCAGTTGCGTACTTTTTTGCGCAATCAATCCACAAGGCTATGCCTGACATCACTATTGGAATTATTGACTGCTATGTGGGCGGTACATCTATTTCCTGTTGGATAAGTGAGAATACACTACTACAATCCGATGTAGGGAAAGAGTATCTGCAGCGATATGAAGATGCTATTCGCGGTAAAACTCTTGAACAAATGCATGAAGAAACTGAGCAATGGCAGTCACTTTTTGACGCTTGGAATCACAATATTGCGCAAGCACGTGCTCAGGAACCAGATATTTCTTGGGATACTCTCCACGCACGCTATGGTGAGTGCCCATGGCCACCACCTATGACCAATTTTTCACGCTTCCACCCTACCGGACTTCGTGAAGCAATGATCGGACGCATTGCCCCTTACAGCATTTGCGGAGTTCTGTGGTACCAGGGCGAGGAAGATACTCCATACTGCCACAACTACGGCACCTTGCTACGTGCACTTATTCATGAGTGGAGGCAATTGTGGACTTTACCTTCAGCACAATCTTGTAACTTACCATTTATTATTGCCCAGCTACCGCAATATATAAGTAAAGATAACTATATTCATCATCATGATTTACTGCAATGGCCACATATACGACAAAAACAATGGGAAGTTGGACGCAGCGAGCCTTATGTGTATGTGACTGTTTTAATGGATTGCGGTGAATTCAATAACATTCACCCTACAGATAAGCAAACTCCCGGCGAGCGTATGGCTTTGGTAGCGCTATCTGAAGTTTACGACACTGAGTTTGCGCATCTTGCTCACTATCCACAGCTGTGCGAGAATTCAGCACACACTGAGGGCGAGCGAGTATATATCCGCATAAAAAATGCTCAAGGACTTCATTTCAGCACCGAAAATCCACGCATTGCAGTAACCAATCCTGAATCTCTTGCGCAACTCAAAGCACAAGAATGCATTCATGGATTTTTAGACCAGACTTCTTGCAAAACTTCACAAGAAGAAACTACAGACAGTCTACAAGACATAAGATCAGGCTTTGAAATTGCTGGTGCAGATGGAATTTTCCATGCGGCAGATGCGCAGACTATTGAAAGAACTCCTGACGGCGAGGCGACTTTAGTTATAGCATGCACAGCTGTTCCCCATCCTCAGCACATACGTTATGGGTGGTTCAGTTGGGGACCTGCACCACTTTTCAATGCTGCACATCTTCCAGCAGCGCCTTTTAGTGTGCCGTGTTCTCCATCGTGTTAA
- a CDS encoding GDSL-type esterase/lipase family protein, producing the protein MMNISPTHAYLRTMGRVNNTSEGTQIWVFPYTQTRLRCTGTQIGVRLINHHHYGNTYIGVIIDGMESKVRVESADTEIDITLAQDLPDIEHDIIIFKRQDGQHHLEIISFLLDDTAKLLPCPELPNRKIEIFGDSISCGERNEALLYSGQPDPEVDLSAYSNAWWSYGAIAARELNAQLHDIAQGGIALYDGIGWFDEPDYMGMESVWNSIQYNRNLGSYVPWNTQQYEPNVVLIAIGQNDSHPADFMACDYNGDLSAQWRERYAQFLRNIREAYPHAHIICATSIMTHNRAWDRAIADVIKTLDDSHISQLLYTRNGSGTPGHPRIAEHKSMARELVEHINALGSDIWN; encoded by the coding sequence ATGATGAATATATCCCCCACGCACGCCTATCTGCGCACTATGGGACGAGTCAACAACACGTCAGAAGGCACTCAAATATGGGTTTTCCCTTACACTCAAACAAGATTACGCTGCACAGGCACACAGATTGGAGTGCGCCTTATTAACCATCATCACTATGGAAATACGTATATTGGCGTCATTATTGACGGCATGGAATCTAAAGTACGCGTAGAATCGGCTGACACAGAAATTGACATCACTCTCGCCCAAGATTTACCTGATATTGAGCATGACATTATTATTTTTAAGCGTCAAGATGGTCAACATCATCTAGAAATTATTAGCTTCCTCTTAGACGATACAGCTAAGCTCCTGCCTTGCCCTGAACTTCCCAACAGAAAAATTGAAATTTTTGGAGACTCGATTTCGTGCGGCGAGCGCAATGAAGCATTACTGTATAGTGGCCAGCCCGACCCTGAAGTAGATTTGAGTGCATATAGCAATGCATGGTGGTCATATGGAGCAATAGCAGCCCGCGAATTGAATGCACAGCTTCATGATATTGCTCAAGGCGGCATTGCACTCTATGACGGTATCGGCTGGTTTGATGAGCCAGATTATATGGGTATGGAAAGCGTATGGAATTCCATTCAATATAATCGAAATTTAGGATCGTATGTGCCATGGAATACGCAACAGTATGAGCCGAATGTAGTGCTTATTGCCATTGGTCAAAACGATTCGCATCCTGCCGATTTTATGGCGTGCGATTATAACGGCGATCTTTCTGCACAGTGGCGGGAACGTTATGCTCAATTTTTGCGCAATATCCGCGAAGCATACCCTCATGCACATATTATTTGCGCAACCTCAATCATGACTCACAACCGCGCATGGGATCGAGCTATTGCAGATGTTATTAAAACGCTTGATGATTCTCATATCTCACAATTGCTCTACACACGTAATGGTTCAGGCACACCCGGTCACCCTCGTATTGCCGAGCATAAGAGCATGGCACGTGAATTAGTAGAACACATCAATGCTCTTGGATCAGACATCTGGAACTAA
- a CDS encoding dihydrofolate reductase family protein, with translation MVRWDIANLLSVSGALAMGSSTYEWLLNHEEKWSYSIPTWVFTHRNLPVPEGADIRFVKGGVRESFSDIKNSAAGRDVWVMGGGDLAMQFAHDGLLDEMWVQIAPVLLGSGRPLATSKHQLELIEVVRNHDFACLRYSFQHNSK, from the coding sequence ATGGTCCGATGGGATATAGCGAATTTATTGAGCGTATCGGGGGCTTTAGCTATGGGGTCGAGCACATATGAATGGTTACTCAATCATGAGGAGAAGTGGAGTTATTCCATTCCTACGTGGGTGTTTACTCATCGTAACTTGCCTGTTCCCGAAGGTGCCGATATTCGTTTTGTAAAAGGCGGAGTGCGTGAAAGTTTCAGCGACATCAAAAATTCTGCTGCAGGACGTGACGTGTGGGTGATGGGCGGTGGAGATCTTGCCATGCAATTTGCTCATGATGGTTTGCTCGATGAGATGTGGGTGCAGATTGCGCCGGTGCTACTGGGGTCTGGGCGTCCACTTGCAACCAGTAAACACCAGTTAGAATTGATCGAAGTAGTGCGGAACCATGATTTTGCTTGTTTGCGTTACTCTTTTCAGCACAACAGCAAATAA
- a CDS encoding MucBP domain-containing protein, whose amino-acid sequence MSQLFPRGRAATVARISAAAILTGSLIFSPALATTYAAETQPATTAAASNESASASGSAVFDKGEGEFTNYTVLRTKDAPLQDPDPTHYTFSNAVYRNPDGSISATRYAISIAADRVEDNTIIPKNIYVTPFTNGVAGETKSFPYEEGSSLDYPAGDIPKAHFQISQGKVSLTTGANNVASVYNSTLGNHEDNIIWVADLQQSVPEYLVQTTHYFEEETLEEIHKPYEQWGWQDFDYTTEPLTIPGYEYVRIAGNQNGAIAPSTPVEAGDMKYYRNVVTGPGSYGSQKVTIYRAAKYLAADGTYEVTAYVVPADANDPANKLPESQDFFENMDKYTVYENKVYASDDKAGENSVSDQLAFYRAHFVPEGQTVDKNNGSAIKDYLNWPLTTEASPSVRYTMLFPMGNSADKLAGTPATLSNAYKPGDSVSYYYKKIENPGSVVVNYVDEEGNVIQDPVTALDKVKPDTEFDTTTEELKPQTITTKDGKKYELVKIKDGDKETGTVEGNKTTEVTYIYREVKGDVVVEYKDEQGNPLTGVATGYADSSKNGTVIGNVTDSQTEEKKAVEGAAIDTPASSIGSDYSTADSRPSTITTKDGKVYTRIEKRVDGSEEGKIVEGTTHVVYYYELAKGDVDVTYINTDGTVIKPAQSVVADKESGTPYDATTDQFKPETIKTEDGKTYKLVAKPGTYPAGTVDEAGHLRGSSDPTGTVSDKKQTVTYVYEEVKDPSAGPTGDVIVHYVDEQGKPLADDVIDTNDAPVGQGYDTTDAKPSTITKGGKVYDLVKVKDGDKENGKVVEGTSEVTYVYKLRENTTPATKTGDVIVHYVEEGTGKTIAGDVTDTKNGAVDSDYDTTDVKPQKITTEEGKTYELVKVKDGDKENGKVTEKTTEVTYEYKEVKGNVVVHYVDTEGNVIAQDVTDTPDSSTGTAYDTTDNKPETIKTNDGKTYKLVPVLTKGSENGKVVEGTTEITYVYTLVNDPVTDPNTPSGDVTVHYVDESGTPIADPVKPIEDSPVDDSYNTTPVAPQEIVTKDGKTYERVPEKDPNNSEGKVTEGNTDVTYTYKEVKGKVVVHYVDTEGNVIAQDETDTPDSSTGTAYDTTDDHKPSTITKDGKTYELVPVLTKGAENGTVVKGTTEVTYVYKLREDTIPNEPTDPAKPEAGKGNVIVHFVEKGTGKVVSADVVDTLNATPGSGYDTSDHKYKLVNFEGVWYKLVGHKAGTASENGEVVEGLTEVTYEYEKVNSPAEPNDPESGTPGNPVEEDPKDNGSDGDGSTKNSGKVTLTSGSLAQTGSAVLGMLAAAIAAFAAGAVALVMRRRREN is encoded by the coding sequence TTGTCACAGCTATTCCCTCGTGGTCGTGCTGCTACTGTTGCTCGTATTAGCGCTGCTGCGATTCTTACAGGAAGTCTGATTTTCTCTCCTGCACTTGCTACGACATACGCTGCGGAAACACAGCCTGCTACTACCGCTGCTGCAAGCAATGAGTCAGCATCTGCATCTGGTTCCGCTGTTTTCGATAAGGGTGAAGGCGAATTCACGAACTACACAGTTCTGCGCACAAAGGATGCCCCACTCCAGGATCCTGATCCAACGCACTACACCTTCAGCAATGCGGTCTACCGGAATCCTGATGGTTCGATTTCTGCTACGCGTTATGCCATCTCGATTGCTGCTGACCGCGTCGAAGATAACACCATTATCCCGAAGAATATCTATGTCACCCCATTCACTAACGGTGTAGCAGGTGAGACAAAGTCCTTCCCATATGAGGAAGGCTCCTCTCTTGACTACCCTGCCGGCGATATTCCGAAGGCACACTTCCAGATTAGTCAAGGCAAAGTCTCGCTGACCACTGGCGCAAATAATGTTGCAAGTGTCTACAACAGCACACTCGGCAATCACGAGGACAACATCATTTGGGTTGCAGATCTCCAGCAGTCTGTGCCTGAGTACCTCGTTCAAACGACGCACTACTTCGAAGAGGAGACCCTCGAAGAGATTCACAAACCGTACGAGCAGTGGGGTTGGCAGGACTTCGATTACACTACGGAGCCTCTAACTATTCCAGGCTATGAGTACGTGCGCATCGCAGGCAACCAGAATGGAGCTATTGCTCCGTCCACGCCTGTTGAAGCTGGCGACATGAAGTATTACCGCAATGTTGTCACAGGTCCTGGTAGCTACGGCAGCCAGAAGGTCACCATTTACCGCGCAGCGAAGTATCTTGCTGCAGACGGTACCTATGAGGTGACTGCATACGTGGTGCCTGCTGATGCAAATGATCCAGCAAACAAGCTTCCTGAGTCGCAAGACTTCTTCGAGAACATGGATAAGTACACGGTTTATGAGAACAAGGTCTATGCCTCGGACGATAAAGCGGGCGAGAATTCTGTCTCTGATCAGCTCGCCTTCTATCGCGCGCACTTTGTTCCAGAAGGTCAAACCGTTGATAAGAACAACGGTTCAGCCATCAAAGACTACCTGAATTGGCCATTGACGACCGAGGCATCTCCATCGGTTCGTTACACCATGTTGTTCCCAATGGGCAACAGTGCAGACAAGCTTGCTGGTACGCCAGCAACCCTTTCGAATGCCTATAAGCCAGGCGATTCGGTGAGTTACTACTACAAGAAGATTGAGAACCCAGGCAGCGTTGTCGTCAACTATGTTGATGAAGAGGGCAATGTCATTCAAGATCCTGTAACTGCGCTCGATAAGGTTAAGCCAGACACCGAGTTTGACACCACTACCGAAGAGCTGAAGCCTCAAACCATCACAACAAAAGATGGTAAAAAGTACGAGTTGGTTAAGATTAAGGACGGCGACAAGGAAACTGGCACTGTCGAAGGAAACAAGACCACGGAAGTTACCTACATCTATCGCGAGGTAAAGGGCGATGTCGTTGTAGAGTACAAGGACGAGCAGGGCAATCCTTTGACTGGTGTTGCTACTGGTTATGCTGATTCCTCTAAGAATGGTACTGTTATCGGCAACGTAACAGATTCTCAGACAGAGGAGAAGAAAGCTGTTGAGGGTGCTGCTATTGATACCCCTGCAAGCTCAATTGGCTCAGATTACTCCACTGCGGATTCACGCCCAAGCACTATCACCACTAAGGATGGCAAGGTATACACACGTATAGAGAAGCGTGTAGATGGTTCTGAAGAAGGCAAGATTGTTGAAGGCACAACTCACGTTGTATATTACTATGAGTTAGCCAAGGGCGATGTTGATGTTACTTATATCAACACTGATGGCACAGTCATTAAGCCTGCACAGTCTGTTGTAGCTGACAAGGAATCCGGTACTCCATATGACGCTACCACGGATCAGTTCAAGCCTGAAACCATCAAAACTGAAGACGGCAAGACTTACAAGCTGGTTGCAAAACCAGGTACTTATCCTGCAGGAACTGTAGATGAAGCTGGTCACTTGCGCGGATCGAGCGACCCTACAGGAACTGTATCTGATAAGAAGCAGACAGTAACTTACGTGTATGAAGAGGTTAAAGACCCTTCTGCAGGTCCAACTGGTGATGTTATTGTTCACTACGTTGATGAGCAAGGCAAGCCTTTGGCTGATGACGTGATTGATACTAACGATGCTCCAGTGGGTCAAGGATATGACACTACCGATGCTAAGCCTTCCACCATTACTAAGGGTGGCAAAGTCTATGATCTCGTTAAGGTCAAGGATGGCGACAAGGAAAACGGCAAGGTTGTTGAAGGTACTAGCGAGGTAACCTACGTGTACAAGCTGCGTGAAAACACAACACCAGCTACTAAGACAGGTGATGTAATCGTTCACTATGTTGAAGAGGGCACTGGTAAGACTATTGCCGGTGACGTAACCGATACCAAGAATGGTGCAGTTGATAGCGACTATGACACCACTGATGTGAAGCCACAGAAGATTACCACTGAAGAGGGTAAGACCTACGAACTCGTTAAGGTCAAGGATGGCGACAAGGAAAACGGTAAGGTTACTGAAAAAACAACTGAGGTAACATACGAATATAAGGAAGTTAAGGGCAACGTTGTTGTTCACTATGTTGATACTGAAGGCAATGTAATTGCTCAAGATGTAACGGACACTCCTGATTCTTCCACCGGTACTGCTTACGACACAACCGATAACAAGCCTGAAACCATCAAGACTAATGATGGCAAGACCTACAAGCTTGTTCCAGTTCTGACAAAGGGTTCTGAGAACGGCAAGGTCGTTGAAGGTACTACTGAGATTACTTACGTATACACTCTCGTAAATGATCCAGTAACTGATCCAAACACTCCAAGCGGTGACGTAACTGTTCACTACGTGGATGAGTCTGGTACCCCAATCGCAGATCCAGTTAAGCCGATCGAAGATTCCCCAGTTGATGATTCTTACAACACAACACCAGTTGCTCCACAGGAGATCGTGACTAAGGATGGTAAGACTTACGAGCGCGTTCCTGAGAAGGATCCAAATAACTCTGAAGGTAAGGTAACCGAGGGTAACACCGATGTGACCTATACCTATAAGGAAGTTAAGGGCAAGGTTGTTGTTCACTATGTTGATACTGAAGGCAATGTAATTGCTCAGGATGAAACGGACACTCCTGATTCTTCCACTGGTACTGCGTACGACACAACGGATGATCACAAGCCTTCCACCATCACTAAGGATGGCAAGACCTATGAATTGGTTCCAGTTTTGACAAAGGGTGCTGAGAACGGCACCGTTGTTAAGGGAACCACCGAAGTAACCTATGTGTACAAGTTGCGTGAGGACACCATTCCAAACGAGCCAACGGACCCAGCTAAGCCTGAAGCTGGTAAGGGCAATGTTATTGTTCACTTCGTAGAGAAGGGTACAGGTAAGGTTGTATCTGCTGATGTTGTGGATACCCTCAACGCAACCCCTGGCAGCGGCTATGACACTAGCGACCACAAGTATAAGCTCGTCAACTTCGAAGGCGTGTGGTATAAGCTCGTTGGTCACAAGGCTGGTACTGCTAGCGAGAACGGTGAGGTTGTTGAAGGTCTTACCGAAGTTACCTACGAGTATGAGAAAGTCAATTCACCTGCTGAACCTAACGATCCAGAATCTGGTACCCCAGGCAATCCTGTAGAGGAAGATCCTAAAGATAATGGTTCTGACGGTGATGGTTCCACCAAGAACTCTGGCAAGGTTACATTGACTTCTGGAAGTCTTGCTCAAACAGGATCTGCTGTTCTCGGAATGTTGGCTGCTGCTATCGCTGCTTTTGCGGCTGGAGCTGTTGCACTGGTAATGCGCCGTCGTCGCGAAAACTAA
- the cps2T gene encoding beta 1-4 rhamnosyltransferase Cps2T, whose protein sequence is MQTDEMLECCYAEGMQHVFIIGSRGLPAQYGGFETFVENLILHQNNKDILYHVACLSDTEHHTHKDFHGADCFTINPPKIGPARVIMYDTLALEYALSLVKKNSIKHPVFCILGNTIGPLIARYAKKIHKTGGRLLVNPDGLEFKRSKWTKPVRAYLKYAEKCMARHADVIVSDNIGIQEYMQHSYPGVNSTFIAYGTETHPTHLTGKSEEVRAWFEKNDLKEDEYYLIVGRFVPENNYEAMIREFMQSSTQKQLVIICNSDGNSYFDTLKERTHFDTDPRIKFVGTVYNKELLTYIRQNAFAYIHGHSVGGTNPGLLEALSYTKLNLILNVSFNHSVAKDSVLYWKIDGMEDADSTAQDCLHLHNVINRADAMTLDERAVYGVAAKQIIAQEYTWDKIVGEYEELFNSES, encoded by the coding sequence ATGCAAACTGATGAAATGCTGGAGTGTTGCTATGCTGAAGGTATGCAGCATGTTTTTATTATCGGCAGTCGCGGGCTTCCAGCGCAATACGGTGGTTTTGAAACTTTCGTAGAAAATCTTATTCTCCATCAGAATAATAAAGATATTCTCTACCATGTGGCGTGTTTGAGCGATACCGAGCATCACACGCATAAGGATTTTCATGGTGCCGATTGTTTCACAATTAACCCTCCAAAAATTGGTCCGGCTCGCGTAATAATGTATGACACCTTGGCTTTGGAGTATGCGTTGTCCCTCGTCAAGAAAAACTCTATCAAGCATCCTGTTTTCTGCATTCTTGGTAACACTATAGGTCCTCTTATTGCGCGATATGCTAAAAAAATCCATAAAACAGGAGGACGTCTTCTTGTCAATCCTGATGGCCTTGAATTTAAGCGTTCAAAATGGACAAAACCGGTGCGTGCCTATCTTAAATATGCAGAAAAATGCATGGCGCGTCATGCCGATGTTATTGTGAGCGACAATATTGGCATTCAAGAATATATGCAACACAGCTATCCAGGCGTTAATAGCACATTTATTGCGTATGGAACTGAAACTCATCCCACTCATCTGACGGGGAAGAGCGAAGAAGTGCGCGCATGGTTTGAGAAAAATGATCTCAAAGAGGACGAGTATTATCTCATCGTCGGCCGTTTTGTTCCAGAAAATAACTACGAAGCTATGATTCGCGAATTCATGCAATCATCTACTCAAAAACAGCTTGTAATTATTTGCAACTCCGACGGTAATTCCTATTTTGATACGCTTAAAGAGCGCACTCACTTCGATACTGATCCGCGGATTAAATTTGTGGGCACTGTTTATAATAAGGAACTGTTGACATATATTCGTCAGAATGCTTTTGCTTACATACATGGTCACTCAGTGGGCGGCACTAATCCAGGTCTGCTTGAAGCTTTAAGCTACACTAAACTAAACCTGATTCTTAATGTGAGCTTCAATCATTCCGTTGCCAAGGATTCAGTTTTGTATTGGAAGATTGACGGCATGGAAGATGCGGATTCAACCGCACAAGACTGTTTGCATCTTCATAATGTTATCAATAGAGCAGATGCGATGACCTTAGATGAGCGCGCTGTGTATGGTGTGGCCGCTAAACAGATTATTGCTCAAGAATATACATGGGATAAAATCGTCGGTGAATATGAGGAGTTGTTTAACAGTGAAAGTTAA